A single region of the Kineosporia corallincola genome encodes:
- a CDS encoding NAD(P)H-binding protein: MARTVLVTGASGFIGSHLAERLVRKGHTVRAMTRHPESYSGAGDPVFGDVSDAESLGAALAGCDAAYYLVHSLESDDFEQKDADAALNFGSAAQQAGLERIVYLGGLGTDDENLSPHLRSRRQVEQLLPLAGVPVTSLRAAVVVGHGGISWEITRQLVDHLPAMVTPQWVNTRTQPIALADVVRYLEGVLEPEAARGRVFEIGGPEVLRYRDMLARAAAIMDKRLPNVTVPLLTPSLSSRWLSLVTDVDTATGRNLVDSMINEVVVNDHSIEEVVPGPTIGYDEAVRLALAERERELAEQA, translated from the coding sequence ATGGCGAGAACAGTGCTGGTCACGGGCGCTTCCGGATTCATCGGCTCACACCTGGCCGAGCGCCTGGTGCGTAAGGGGCACACCGTGAGGGCGATGACCCGGCACCCGGAGAGCTACTCCGGTGCGGGCGATCCGGTGTTCGGCGACGTCTCCGACGCCGAGAGCCTGGGCGCCGCGCTGGCCGGCTGCGACGCCGCGTACTACCTCGTGCACTCGCTGGAGTCGGACGACTTCGAGCAGAAGGACGCCGACGCGGCCCTCAACTTCGGGTCGGCCGCGCAGCAGGCCGGGCTGGAGCGGATCGTCTACCTGGGCGGCCTGGGCACGGACGACGAGAACCTCTCACCGCACCTGCGCTCGCGCCGGCAGGTCGAGCAACTGCTGCCCCTCGCCGGGGTGCCGGTCACCTCGCTGCGGGCGGCGGTGGTGGTCGGGCACGGCGGGATCAGCTGGGAGATCACCCGGCAGCTCGTCGACCATCTTCCGGCCATGGTCACGCCGCAGTGGGTGAACACCCGCACGCAGCCGATCGCCCTGGCCGACGTCGTCCGTTACCTGGAGGGCGTGCTGGAGCCGGAGGCCGCGCGGGGGCGGGTGTTCGAGATCGGCGGCCCGGAGGTGCTGCGCTACCGGGACATGCTGGCCCGGGCCGCGGCGATCATGGACAAGCGCCTGCCGAACGTCACCGTGCCGCTGCTCACGCCGAGCCTGTCGTCGCGCTGGCTGTCGCTGGTCACCGACGTGGACACGGCCACCGGGCGCAACCTGGTCGACTCGATGATCAACGAGGTGGTGGTGAACGACCACTCGATCGAGGAGGTCGTGCCGGGCCCGACGATCGGCTACGACGAGGCGGTGCGCCTGGCCCTGGCCGAGCGGGAGCGCGAACTGGCCGAGCAGGCCTGA
- a CDS encoding adenylyltransferase/cytidyltransferase family protein yields the protein MTTVITFGTFDVLHIGHLRILERAKAHGDRLVVGVSSDALNMSKKGRNPIFSEKERSSLIEALKVVDEVFIEESLELKAEYVKKFGADLLVMGDDWAGRFDWIKEFCEVVYLPRTPSISTTAVIEKISKLPSA from the coding sequence ATGACGACTGTGATCACCTTCGGCACCTTCGATGTCCTGCACATCGGTCACCTGCGCATCCTCGAGCGGGCGAAGGCGCACGGCGACCGCCTGGTGGTGGGGGTGTCCTCGGATGCACTGAACATGAGCAAGAAGGGCCGCAACCCGATCTTCAGCGAGAAGGAGCGCTCGTCGCTGATCGAAGCGCTCAAGGTGGTCGACGAGGTCTTCATCGAGGAGTCGCTGGAGCTGAAGGCCGAGTACGTCAAGAAGTTCGGCGCCGACCTGCTGGTCATGGGCGACGACTGGGCCGGCCGCTTCGACTGGATCAAGGAGTTCTGTGAGGTCGTGTACCTGCCCCGCACGCCCTCCATCTCGACCACCGCGGTGATCGAGAAGATCTCCAAGCTGCCCAGCGCCTGA
- a CDS encoding NAD(P)-binding protein — translation MHPLDRPRTEQEMWHDRHPGRRYGGRRPGGRTRTPGEPMEPLPPDHDAAATNAVITGATRWAAISRFRQAGDLPGPEGGPLSSRGVDTGSAPIFLVMRRMRTPLIVLIIIFGITTVGLALAPGETDEGEPHRMGLFNAFYVMSYTASTIGFGEIPFPFTAEQRLWMTASIYLTVVGWAYAIGTLLSLLQDRGFRTALDMRRFTGRVARLRDPFLLIAGYGHTGQRLGRAWDQLGRSFVAVDVQPTQIESLDVDQYFADPPGLTADASNPFNLKLAGLKNPNCQAVLALTDNDDVNLAITMSAALLRPDLPVIARTISAPVEDRMLAWGTPTVINPFDRFGDHLRMALRAPASFRLYSWLEAGPGSEQPPPMSPPAEGLWIVCGYGRFGQEIVGDLLAEGLDVVVIEPDPPSDEFLAAELDRPVEELPRVIHGEGSEPEVMDEARIEHAVGFVAGTDDDTTNLSLIAAARRRNPDLYVAARQNLPTNQSLFTAMHLDMLLVPADIVAREAYARLSTPLLWRFLEEMPQRGEQEALDLIQRIKHRCGQYMKDVWNVELDAWQAPALAGYLDPDAVSSRTRQRRGIPDGRRIPLTIGDLFRDPDDREERLPVVPLMLLRDGEATIAPPDATELRLDDELLVAGTRVAQRELQTTLLSEGTAQYVVTGTRMPESWIWRQLAGRRLPQ, via the coding sequence ATGCATCCGCTGGACAGGCCCCGCACCGAGCAGGAGATGTGGCACGACCGGCACCCCGGTCGCCGCTACGGCGGCCGGCGCCCGGGCGGCCGCACCCGCACGCCCGGCGAGCCGATGGAACCGCTCCCGCCCGATCACGACGCCGCCGCGACCAACGCGGTGATCACCGGCGCCACCCGCTGGGCGGCGATCTCCCGCTTCCGCCAGGCCGGCGACCTGCCCGGCCCGGAGGGCGGGCCGCTGAGCTCGCGCGGCGTCGACACCGGCTCGGCGCCGATCTTCCTGGTGATGCGCCGCATGCGCACGCCGCTGATCGTGCTGATCATCATCTTCGGCATCACCACGGTGGGCCTGGCCCTGGCCCCGGGTGAGACCGACGAGGGCGAGCCGCACCGGATGGGCCTGTTCAACGCGTTCTACGTGATGAGCTACACGGCCAGCACGATCGGCTTCGGCGAGATCCCGTTCCCGTTCACCGCGGAGCAGCGGCTCTGGATGACGGCCAGCATCTACCTCACCGTGGTCGGCTGGGCCTACGCCATCGGTACTCTGCTCTCGCTCTTGCAGGACCGCGGCTTCCGCACCGCCCTCGACATGCGCCGGTTCACCGGCCGGGTGGCCCGGCTGCGCGACCCGTTCCTGCTGATCGCCGGCTACGGCCACACCGGGCAGCGGCTGGGCCGGGCCTGGGACCAGCTCGGGCGCAGCTTCGTCGCCGTCGACGTGCAGCCCACGCAGATCGAGTCGCTCGACGTGGACCAGTACTTCGCCGATCCACCGGGCCTGACCGCCGACGCCTCGAACCCGTTCAACCTCAAGCTGGCCGGGCTGAAGAACCCGAACTGCCAGGCCGTGCTGGCGCTGACCGACAACGACGACGTCAACCTCGCCATCACCATGTCGGCGGCCCTGCTGCGTCCCGACCTGCCGGTGATCGCCCGCACCATCTCGGCACCGGTGGAGGACCGGATGCTGGCCTGGGGCACGCCGACGGTGATCAACCCGTTCGACCGGTTCGGCGACCACCTGCGGATGGCCCTGCGCGCCCCGGCCTCGTTCCGGCTGTACTCGTGGCTGGAGGCCGGACCGGGGTCGGAGCAGCCGCCGCCGATGTCACCGCCCGCCGAGGGCCTGTGGATCGTCTGCGGCTACGGGCGTTTCGGCCAGGAGATCGTGGGCGACCTGCTGGCCGAGGGGCTCGACGTGGTGGTGATCGAGCCGGACCCGCCCTCGGACGAGTTCCTCGCCGCCGAGCTGGACCGGCCGGTGGAGGAGCTGCCCCGGGTGATCCACGGCGAGGGCTCCGAGCCGGAGGTGATGGACGAGGCCCGCATCGAGCACGCCGTGGGGTTCGTGGCCGGCACCGACGACGACACGACCAACCTGTCGCTGATCGCCGCCGCCCGCCGCCGCAACCCCGACCTCTACGTGGCCGCCCGGCAGAACCTGCCCACCAACCAGTCGCTGTTCACCGCCATGCACCTGGACATGCTTCTGGTGCCGGCCGACATCGTGGCCCGCGAGGCGTACGCCCGGCTGTCCACCCCGCTGCTGTGGCGCTTCCTCGAGGAGATGCCCCAGCGCGGCGAGCAGGAGGCCCTCGACCTGATCCAGCGCATCAAGCACCGCTGCGGCCAGTACATGAAAGACGTCTGGAACGTGGAGCTGGACGCCTGGCAGGCCCCGGCCCTGGCCGGTTACCTCGACCCCGACGCGGTGTCGTCGCGCACCCGGCAGCGCCGCGGCATCCCGGACGGCCGGCGCATCCCGCTGACCATCGGCGACCTGTTCCGCGACCCCGACGACCGCGAGGAGCGACTGCCGGTCGTGCCCCTCATGCTGCTGCGCGACGGCGAGGCCACCATCGCCCCGCCCGACGCCACCGAACTGCGCCTGGACGACGAGCTGCTGGTCGCGGGCACCCGGGTGGCCCAGCGCGAACTCCAGACCACTCTGCTCAGCGAGGGCACGGCGCAGTACGTGGTCACCGGCACCCGGATGCCGGAGAGCTGGATCTGGCGGCAGCTGGCGGGCCGACGCCTGCCGCAGTAG
- a CDS encoding DUF6394 family protein, whose amino-acid sequence MNLEKVIFGFFVLLAATLNFGFFIGDISNSELHSEYELYAAVVVSLITTVLKFGDRTQIGAVHLATSLVADLQLGTAAIVWVYADYVSSSGLDAHAMASIVSLSGGALLANLVSVVLLVIETVSFHRR is encoded by the coding sequence ATGAACCTCGAGAAAGTGATCTTCGGCTTCTTCGTGCTGCTGGCGGCGACGCTGAACTTCGGATTCTTCATCGGTGACATCTCCAACTCCGAGCTGCACAGCGAGTACGAGCTGTACGCGGCGGTGGTGGTCAGCCTGATCACCACCGTGCTCAAGTTCGGGGACCGCACCCAGATCGGTGCCGTGCACCTGGCCACCAGCCTGGTCGCCGACCTGCAACTGGGCACGGCGGCCATCGTCTGGGTGTACGCCGACTACGTGTCCTCCTCCGGCCTGGACGCGCACGCGATGGCCAGCATCGTGTCGCTGTCCGGCGGTGCCCTGCTCGCCAACCTGGTCTCGGTCGTGCTGCTGGTGATCGAGACCGTGTCGTTCCACCGCCGCTGA
- a CDS encoding MFS transporter, which translates to MTTTEPGPHRPIERAPERPAVTMPLLVLAGVLLVSLTMRAPIIAVAPAIADIRDALHIDSATAGLLTSIPVICFGLGTPLVLVLTRRTGINQAVRISLIVILAGILLRSAGGLAAALAGTLVMGLGITITNVLVPAIIGRDFPGRTTQVTGFYTAALNIGSLSATLLGAPLAGWLTWRWALATWAVVVLVAAVVWQRAVPLTAEHRSRTTKTSAPVLHDPTPLWRRRLVLGMIAAFTGQSFSYFGITAWLPTLLADERGLSAAQAGASSTFFQATALFAAFGLPWAIGRGLGPRAALLVVCACWITLPLGLALAPGLWMLWCCLGGFAQGGGFTVIFSVVVARSVSPDDARRMSAAIQGVGYILASLGPIIVGAVHTATGTWTAPMLLIAGMLVMMAVGGSVAIGGRRTGTTMAR; encoded by the coding sequence GTGACCACGACCGAGCCAGGCCCCCACCGACCGATCGAGCGCGCCCCGGAACGGCCCGCCGTCACGATGCCGCTGCTGGTGCTGGCCGGGGTGCTGCTGGTCTCGCTCACCATGCGGGCGCCGATCATCGCCGTGGCCCCGGCGATCGCCGACATCCGCGACGCCCTGCACATCGACAGCGCCACGGCCGGCCTGCTCACCTCGATCCCGGTGATCTGCTTCGGCCTGGGCACGCCCCTGGTGCTGGTGCTGACCCGCCGCACGGGCATCAACCAGGCGGTGCGGATCAGCCTGATCGTCATCCTCGCCGGAATCCTGCTGCGCTCGGCCGGAGGGCTGGCGGCGGCACTGGCCGGAACCCTGGTGATGGGCCTGGGCATCACGATCACCAACGTGCTGGTGCCCGCGATCATCGGCCGTGACTTCCCGGGCCGCACCACCCAGGTCACCGGCTTCTACACGGCGGCCCTCAACATCGGCTCGCTGTCGGCCACCCTGCTCGGGGCGCCGCTGGCCGGCTGGCTCACCTGGCGCTGGGCGCTGGCCACCTGGGCGGTGGTGGTGCTGGTCGCGGCCGTGGTCTGGCAGCGCGCCGTCCCCCTCACCGCGGAACACCGCTCGAGGACGACGAAAACCTCCGCACCCGTGCTCCACGACCCCACCCCGCTCTGGCGGCGCCGCCTGGTCCTGGGCATGATCGCGGCCTTCACCGGGCAGTCGTTCAGCTACTTCGGCATCACCGCCTGGCTGCCCACCCTGCTCGCCGACGAGCGCGGCCTGAGTGCCGCGCAGGCCGGCGCGAGCTCCACGTTCTTCCAGGCCACCGCGCTGTTCGCGGCGTTCGGCCTGCCCTGGGCGATCGGCCGGGGCCTGGGCCCGCGGGCCGCGCTGCTGGTGGTCTGTGCCTGCTGGATCACCCTGCCGCTGGGCCTGGCCCTGGCCCCCGGGCTGTGGATGCTGTGGTGCTGTCTCGGCGGCTTCGCCCAGGGCGGCGGATTCACCGTGATCTTCAGCGTGGTGGTGGCCCGGTCGGTGAGCCCGGACGACGCCCGGCGGATGTCGGCGGCGATCCAGGGTGTCGGCTACATCCTGGCCTCGCTCGGGCCGATCATCGTCGGGGCGGTGCACACCGCCACCGGCACCTGGACCGCACCCATGCTGCTGATCGCCGGGATGCTGGTGATGATGGCCGTCGGCGGATCCGTGGCGATCGGCGGGCGGCGGACGGGCACAACCATGGCCCGGTGA
- a CDS encoding phosphatase PAP2 family protein, with product MTYLHPSWQLSATSAVLLTVLWGLLTLTSRNRATELLRSFAREFAVVMTLLGIWQYVGRFVRTHVDGAYSHAVWVQNAQRFLHLPDELELQHLVLPHEWLVRGMNSYYAFAHLNGMALFLVWVWWRRRDDFRAVRNTVVGTTLICLFVQAIPVAPPRLLPNSGYVDTALLYGQSVYGEYATGVASQLTAMPSVHVAWAAVVGWYVTRLGRGPLRWTGAAHLVITVLVVAATANHWWLDGIVATGIMLAVLTGQWLVSRVWGRLRTMDDEEPEPSPAVV from the coding sequence ATGACCTACCTGCACCCCAGCTGGCAGCTCTCCGCCACCAGCGCCGTGCTCCTGACCGTGTTGTGGGGCCTGCTCACGCTGACCTCCCGCAACCGGGCCACCGAGCTGCTGCGGTCGTTCGCCCGGGAGTTCGCCGTGGTGATGACGCTGCTCGGGATCTGGCAGTACGTCGGGCGGTTCGTGCGCACCCACGTGGACGGCGCCTACTCGCACGCGGTGTGGGTGCAAAACGCGCAGCGGTTCCTGCACCTGCCCGACGAGCTGGAGCTCCAGCACCTGGTGCTGCCGCACGAGTGGCTGGTGCGGGGGATGAACTCCTACTACGCCTTCGCCCACCTGAACGGCATGGCGCTGTTCCTGGTCTGGGTCTGGTGGCGGCGCCGCGACGACTTCCGCGCGGTGCGCAACACGGTGGTCGGCACCACCCTGATCTGCCTGTTCGTGCAGGCGATCCCGGTCGCCCCGCCGCGGCTGCTGCCGAACTCCGGCTACGTCGACACCGCGCTGCTGTACGGGCAGTCGGTCTACGGCGAGTACGCCACCGGCGTGGCGTCACAGCTCACCGCGATGCCCTCGGTGCACGTGGCCTGGGCGGCCGTCGTCGGCTGGTACGTGACCCGCCTCGGCCGCGGCCCGCTGCGCTGGACCGGCGCCGCGCACCTGGTGATCACCGTGCTCGTGGTCGCGGCGACCGCGAACCACTGGTGGCTCGACGGGATCGTGGCCACCGGCATCATGCTCGCGGTGCTCACGGGTCAGTGGCTCGTCTCCCGGGTGTGGGGGCGGCTTCGAACCATGGACGACGAGGAGCCCGAGCCGTCCCCGGCCGTGGTCTGA
- a CDS encoding LysR family transcriptional regulator has product MDPELRQLRCLVAVADCGTFTDAAIELGVSQAAVSRAVAALEAGLGVTLLRRTTRRVEVSPAGAMVLPRARRILGEVAELRRAVDQSRSELRLGFAWSALGRHTTGLQRGWARRHPGTRLLLVQSNTPTAGLAEGTADVAVIRRPLADARFTTEQIATEARFAAVAADDPWARRRFVRLGDFAGRTISIDRRTGTTTLDLWPENARPAQVLPSHSVDEWLTMIAAGGAVGMTAEATVAQYPRPGIVYRPVRDAGRLPVWLAWWRGEAPPLVAELVTLSRELYAAG; this is encoded by the coding sequence ATGGATCCGGAACTGCGTCAGCTGCGCTGCCTGGTCGCGGTGGCCGACTGCGGCACGTTCACCGACGCGGCGATCGAGCTGGGGGTGTCGCAGGCCGCGGTGTCCCGGGCGGTGGCCGCGCTGGAGGCCGGGCTCGGCGTCACGCTGCTGCGGCGCACCACCCGGCGGGTCGAGGTGTCACCGGCCGGGGCGATGGTGCTCCCCCGGGCGCGGCGCATCCTCGGCGAGGTGGCCGAGCTGCGCCGGGCCGTCGACCAGTCGCGCTCCGAACTGCGCCTGGGCTTCGCCTGGTCCGCACTCGGCCGGCACACCACCGGCCTCCAGCGCGGCTGGGCCCGGCGGCATCCCGGCACCCGGCTGCTGCTGGTGCAGTCCAACACCCCGACCGCCGGGCTGGCCGAGGGCACGGCCGACGTCGCGGTGATCCGCCGGCCGCTGGCCGACGCCCGCTTCACCACCGAGCAGATCGCCACCGAGGCCCGGTTCGCCGCGGTCGCCGCCGACGATCCGTGGGCCCGCCGCCGGTTCGTCCGGCTCGGCGACTTCGCCGGCCGCACCATCTCGATCGACCGGCGCACCGGCACCACCACGCTGGACCTGTGGCCCGAGAACGCCCGGCCGGCCCAGGTACTGCCCTCGCACTCGGTGGACGAGTGGCTGACCATGATCGCCGCCGGCGGGGCGGTGGGGATGACCGCGGAGGCCACGGTCGCGCAGTACCCGCGCCCGGGCATCGTCTACCGCCCGGTGCGCGACGCCGGCCGGCTGCCGGTGTGGCTGGCCTGGTGGCGGGGCGAGGCGCCGCCGCTGGTGGCCGAGCTGGTGACGCTGTCGCGGGAGCTGTACGCCGCCGGGTGA
- a CDS encoding EamA family transporter encodes MTTVTPVTTAGAPAPRAEVFGGRGGLPVSIATMLFSGTSTQVGAAVGSHAFPAIGPPGVVAVRQLVAACVLLPVARPPLHRFTWRQWWPVLSLGVVFAVMNFGVYTAVDRVGLGLAITLEFLGPLGVALARSRTRRDAACAVFAGAGVVVLLAPGPDSDFLGIGAGLLGAAGWAAYILLNAEAGARLPGLQATAAASTVATVLTLPLLITLAVQGRFTGTALAAAIGAGIGSSVVPYACDLMMLRRVPARFFGVFMSVQPVLASLTGTVLLGELLGVREWVGVLMVITANVVTAARTRV; translated from the coding sequence ATGACGACGGTGACACCGGTGACGACGGCCGGAGCGCCCGCCCCGCGGGCCGAGGTGTTCGGCGGCCGCGGCGGTCTGCCCGTCTCGATCGCCACGATGCTGTTCAGCGGAACCAGCACCCAGGTCGGTGCGGCGGTCGGGTCGCACGCCTTCCCGGCGATCGGGCCGCCCGGCGTGGTGGCGGTGCGGCAGCTGGTGGCCGCCTGCGTGCTGCTGCCGGTGGCCCGCCCGCCCCTGCACCGGTTCACCTGGCGGCAGTGGTGGCCGGTGCTCTCACTCGGCGTGGTGTTCGCCGTCATGAATTTCGGGGTGTACACGGCGGTGGACCGGGTCGGCCTGGGGCTGGCCATCACGCTGGAGTTCCTCGGCCCGCTCGGCGTGGCACTGGCCCGCTCGCGCACCCGGCGGGACGCGGCCTGTGCGGTGTTCGCCGGGGCCGGTGTGGTGGTGCTGCTCGCGCCCGGGCCGGACAGCGACTTCCTCGGCATCGGGGCCGGGCTGCTGGGGGCGGCCGGCTGGGCCGCCTACATCCTGCTGAACGCCGAGGCCGGGGCCCGGCTGCCGGGACTCCAGGCGACGGCCGCGGCGTCCACCGTCGCGACCGTGCTGACCCTGCCGCTGCTGATCACCCTGGCCGTGCAGGGCCGGTTCACCGGTACCGCCCTGGCGGCCGCGATCGGCGCCGGGATCGGCTCGTCGGTGGTGCCCTACGCCTGCGACCTGATGATGCTGCGCCGGGTGCCGGCCCGGTTCTTCGGCGTGTTCATGAGCGTGCAGCCGGTGCTGGCCTCGCTCACCGGGACCGTGCTGCTGGGCGAACTGCTCGGTGTCCGCGAATGGGTGGGCGTGCTGATGGTGATCACTGCCAACGTGGTGACGGCGGCCCGTACCCGGGTCTGA
- a CDS encoding EAL domain-containing protein — MVDAGRESGEDFVSAAQGLLSDLRAWIGLESWSILRRDDGDLIVMLTNDETFGMHPGLVTPWSESYCRQVVEWGRPEAVADASESHALSRAVESTRILVRAAMLVPLRSPEGKLLGALAAVHPHPVPQLEQQLPAVRRQAALLGALLGHELSAQQEHRREQSPDAEFTDPLTGLANRRAWDDALRSEDARAARYASSAAVLVLDIDGLRRVNAGAGHSTGDDLLITTAAVLSGRMRSVDFVARIGGDEFGVLMPETTAEEAGTVLVDLRKSLSAAGITASFGIGQRRSNTGLQAAWRAADVEMYADKLQAAGSRIPRQTAVPAEGETVAAPHPAPADQKEKEPYTGPERRRSRARVRRGADAAIQEIPEQNRTGENPERADDPEAVNEAVDAAVVTGAAAAEEGAGEATATGEGAPEAGQVEAAAAVGRRLTSVDALLQLAKDQLGMEVAFLGTFEEAGWQQRVRNLITTVDVPLAVGQVHPADDTYCKAISDGRLGPVIPDTSKDPVARSMPVTRALNIGAHVGVPLHRRDGRLYGSLCTWSTRPDEALRERDADVLRAIGTVVMELVDMEDRTERDRHKMLDRMDRLMANGGPGVVFQAVHALDGLSTIGVEALSRFPAGSGRPDEWFNSATRAGVGLELELAAVRNALTILPALRGFLAINVSPRTLVSPAFGRLVTSLPLKSIVIEVTEHEAVDDYDALNEVLRPWRDRGMRIAVDDAGAGFASMRHVLTLVPDFIKLDISLVRGIDTDPAKRALAGALAAFAQKIGSSVIAEGIETAAELACLRGLRVGYGQGYHLSLPGPLADEMRKDDEVLPEPA, encoded by the coding sequence GTGGTGGATGCGGGCCGCGAGAGCGGGGAGGACTTCGTTTCCGCCGCCCAGGGGCTGTTGTCGGACCTCAGGGCGTGGATCGGGCTGGAGTCGTGGTCGATCCTGCGCCGCGACGACGGCGACCTGATCGTCATGCTCACCAACGACGAGACGTTCGGCATGCACCCGGGCCTGGTCACCCCCTGGTCGGAGTCGTACTGCCGCCAGGTGGTGGAGTGGGGCCGGCCGGAGGCGGTGGCCGACGCCTCGGAGTCGCACGCGCTGAGCCGGGCGGTCGAGAGCACCCGGATCCTGGTGCGCGCGGCCATGCTGGTGCCGCTGCGCTCGCCGGAGGGCAAGCTGCTCGGTGCCCTGGCCGCCGTGCACCCGCACCCGGTGCCGCAGCTGGAGCAGCAGCTGCCCGCCGTGCGCCGGCAGGCCGCCCTGCTCGGCGCGCTGCTCGGGCACGAGCTGTCGGCCCAGCAGGAGCACCGCCGCGAGCAGTCGCCCGACGCCGAGTTCACCGACCCGCTGACCGGTCTGGCCAACCGCCGGGCCTGGGACGACGCGCTGCGCTCGGAGGACGCCCGGGCCGCCCGCTACGCCAGCTCGGCCGCGGTGCTGGTGCTGGACATCGACGGCCTGCGCCGGGTGAACGCCGGGGCCGGGCACAGCACCGGCGACGACCTGCTGATCACCACCGCGGCCGTGCTGTCGGGCCGGATGCGCTCGGTCGACTTCGTCGCCCGGATCGGTGGCGACGAGTTCGGCGTGCTGATGCCGGAGACCACTGCCGAGGAGGCCGGCACGGTGCTGGTCGACCTGCGCAAGTCGCTGAGCGCGGCCGGGATCACCGCGTCGTTCGGGATCGGCCAGCGGCGCAGCAACACCGGGTTGCAGGCCGCCTGGCGGGCCGCCGACGTGGAGATGTACGCCGACAAGCTCCAGGCCGCGGGCAGCCGGATCCCGCGCCAGACAGCGGTTCCCGCGGAGGGCGAGACGGTGGCCGCGCCGCATCCGGCCCCCGCCGACCAGAAGGAGAAGGAGCCGTACACCGGCCCGGAACGGCGCCGCAGCCGGGCCAGGGTCCGGCGGGGCGCCGACGCGGCGATCCAGGAGATCCCGGAGCAGAACCGCACCGGCGAGAACCCGGAGCGCGCAGACGATCCCGAGGCCGTGAACGAGGCCGTGGACGCGGCGGTGGTCACCGGTGCCGCGGCCGCCGAGGAGGGCGCCGGGGAGGCGACGGCCACCGGGGAGGGCGCGCCCGAGGCCGGGCAGGTCGAGGCCGCCGCGGCCGTCGGCCGCCGGCTGACCAGCGTGGACGCCCTGCTCCAGCTGGCCAAGGACCAGCTCGGCATGGAGGTCGCCTTCCTCGGCACCTTCGAGGAGGCGGGCTGGCAGCAGCGGGTGCGCAACCTGATCACCACCGTCGACGTGCCGCTGGCGGTGGGCCAGGTGCACCCGGCCGACGACACCTACTGCAAGGCGATCTCGGACGGCCGCCTGGGCCCGGTCATCCCGGACACCAGCAAGGACCCGGTGGCCCGCTCGATGCCGGTCACCCGCGCGCTGAACATCGGCGCGCACGTGGGGGTTCCGCTGCACCGCCGGGACGGCCGGCTCTACGGCTCACTGTGCACCTGGTCGACCCGGCCGGACGAGGCGCTGCGCGAGCGGGATGCCGACGTGCTGCGGGCGATCGGCACGGTGGTGATGGAACTGGTCGACATGGAGGACCGCACCGAGCGCGACCGGCACAAGATGCTCGACCGGATGGACCGGCTGATGGCCAACGGCGGTCCGGGCGTGGTGTTCCAGGCGGTGCACGCGCTGGACGGGCTGTCGACGATCGGGGTGGAGGCGCTCAGCCGGTTCCCGGCCGGCAGCGGCCGCCCGGACGAGTGGTTCAACTCCGCCACCCGGGCCGGCGTGGGCCTGGAGCTGGAACTCGCCGCCGTGCGCAACGCGCTGACGATTCTGCCTGCCCTGCGCGGCTTTCTGGCCATCAACGTGTCGCCCCGCACCCTGGTCTCACCCGCCTTCGGCCGCCTGGTCACGTCGCTGCCGCTGAAGTCCATCGTGATCGAGGTGACCGAGCACGAGGCCGTGGACGACTACGACGCGCTGAACGAGGTGCTGCGGCCCTGGCGCGACCGGGGCATGCGGATCGCGGTGGACGACGCGGGCGCCGGGTTCGCCAGCATGCGCCACGTGCTCACCCTGGTGCCGGACTTCATCAAGCTGGACATCTCGCTGGTGCGCGGCATCGACACCGACCCGGCCAAGCGGGCCCTGGCCGGGGCGCTCGCGGCGTTCGCCCAGAAGATCGGCAGCAGCGTGATCGCCGAGGGCATCGAGACCGCCGCCGAGCTGGCCTGCCTGCGCGGTCTGCGCGTCGGCTACGGCCAGGGGTACCACCTGAGTCTGCCCGGCCCGCTGGCCGACGAGATGCGCAAGGACGACGAGGTGCTGCCGGAACCGGCGTGA